A single region of the Mugil cephalus isolate CIBA_MC_2020 chromosome 4, CIBA_Mcephalus_1.1, whole genome shotgun sequence genome encodes:
- the eif4enif1 gene encoding eukaryotic translation initiation factor 4E transporter isoform X8, protein MEKDACVEQKNGDAAVDQQPAATAPFRYSKEELLEIKELPISNERPECLSEKYDSDGVWDPEKWHASLYPTSERSSPVEGFKKDYMDDRVPLKRRIPDPRERLKEDDLDVVLSPQRRSFGGGCQGNAAPAPHSRRPISPLENKENESLRLGGARRIGSGRIIPARVFEREARAEKERERERDFKDKRFRRDFGDKRVFSERRRNDSYAEEEPEWFSGGPTSQSETIELIGFDDKILEDDKRRTKRSRKRTESLKEVVECNGGQTEQGLQSTADQEVPHPDVLPEQSGGDFDFNEFFNLEKTMPGLASMIEEVLGEGPASASRFSQWFSSNLSPSGSRSSSLRSTPHEELEKLAGLEPHCTSPSQCPASYFTPIQPSDCKEKVDILELLHKAKIDLKPLLSTLSVNKARLREGTHSGVVLSLEEVEGEMKGMKLSAEPHVRKVPPPQRGNGTPFMAEHLEEALTGGPSAHPRSRDSDMSAFNKLVSSMKKHSDQSVGTRSDQVPAQQQKNIFQELLGVRSSSPTQLGSLLGSSETPATSAPLHGLLHKGPSPPVFLQTAPSPDYFNSRLQPSAGFPVGHQPMLPEQFDVHRSMSPGSAAQQQMRAISLSVNQADLDALAFQQDLALHAHHSFQPGYKQPQDKSFRNRPQRVNRSPGPQSAGRNSPGNAVTSMLSPSFTPTSVIRKMYATKDKSRDEPMGRSETKEETATHSQDDRNSPNLYLETMDGSVAQSGGVKTGSQTLPSKEQERVRPGSAGHHAPAMVPSGPSSSFPRPVYPVPLLSHVPMVRPPPQLHPNMVQRMLAQGIQPQQLGPALVQAGIFPPHVDLAQLQGLPPALLGQPLYPLSAAGHPLLPPRTNTQMQLAVMQQQLQQHRPMHQNVPGTQAQSHGPHRTNGSQRHGSSPPLGLAKWFGTDVLEQPLPSMPAKVISVDELEFRP, encoded by the exons ATGGAGAAAGATGCTTGTGTAGAACAGAAGAATGGTGATGCTGCTGTGGACCAACAACCTGCAGCTACAGCTCCTTTCAGATACTCTAAG GAAGAGCTTCTGGAAATAAAAGAACTGCCAATCTCCAATGAAAGGCCTGAATGTCTCTCTGAGAAATATGATAG TGATGGTGTCTGGGACCCTGAGAAATGGCACGCCTCACTCTATCCCACCTCAGAGCGAAGCTCTCCAGTAGAAGGTTTTAAAAAGGACTACATGGATGACAGAGTACCTTTAAAACGAAGAATCCCAG atCCTCGCGAGCGGTTAAAGGAGGATGATCTGGACGTCGTTTTGAGCCCACAGCGCCGTAGCTTTGGAGGTGGATGTCAAGGCAATGCTGCACCTGCACCCCACAGCCGTCGCCCAATTAGCCccctggaaaacaaagaaaacgaGAGTCTCCGTCTAGGAGGGGCCCGCAGAATCGGCAGTGGGCGCATAATTCCTGCACGTGTCTTTGAGAGAGAAGCTCGTGCTGAGAAAGAACGGGAGCGTGAGAGAGACTTTAAGGATAAGAGATTCAGG AGGGATTTTGGAGACAAACGTGTGTTTagtgaaaggagaagaaatgaCTCGTATGCAGAAGAAGAGCCAGAGTGGTTTTCTGGGGGTCCCACCAGCCAGTCGGAGACAATTGAGCTTATTGGATTTGATGACAAGATCCTGGAAGATGATAAACGCAGAACCAAGCGATCAAGGAAGAGAACGGAATCTTTGAAGGAAG TGGTGGAATGTAATGGTGGACAGACTGAGCAAGGTCTGCAGTCTACTGCTGATCAGGAAGTTCCCCACCCTGACGTTCTGCCAGAGCAGTCAGGCGGAGACTTCGACTTCAATGAATTCTTCAATCTAGAGAAGACGATGCCGGGACTGGCCTCT ATGATCGAGGAAGTTTTAGGGGAGGGCCCTGCATCAGCCAGTCGCTTTAGTCAGTGGTTCTCCAGTAACCTGAGCCCGTCAGGCAGCCGGTCCAGCAGTCTGAGGTCCACTCCTCATGAAGAGCTGGAAAAACTAGCTG GTCTAGAGCCTCACTGCACATCTCCCAGCCAGTGCCCTGCCTCATACTTCACACCTATTCAACCGTCGGACTGCAAGGAGAAGGTGGACATCCTGGAGCTGTTGCACAAAGCCAAAATAGACCTGAAGCCTCTTCTTTCCACCCTCTCGGTCAACAAGGCTCGGCTACGGGAAGGCA CTCACTCTGGCGTGGTGCTCTcattggaggaggtggagggagagatgaagggaaTGAAGCTTAGCGCAGAACCACATGTGCGAAAGGTGCCACCTCCTCAAAGGGGAAATGGTACACCCTTCATGGCTGAGCATTTAGAGGAGGCGCTAACTGGCGGCCCTAGTGCCCATCCACGTTCACGTGACTCAGACATGTCGGCCTTTAATAAACTGGTCAGCAGCATGAAG AAGCATTCAGACCAGTCTGTGGGGACACGTTCTGACCAAGTACCTGctcagcaacagaaaaacatatttcag GAGCTCTTGGGAGTCCGTAGTAGCTCCCCGACCCAGCTTGGCAGTCTGCTGGGCAGCTCTGAGACCCCAGCGACTTCTGCGCCTCTACATGGCTTACTGCACAAGGGCCCTTCACCCCCTGTCTTTCTACAGACGGCACCTTCACCCGACTACTTCAATAGTCGGTTGCAACCTTCTGCAG GGTTTCCTGTTGGCCATCAGCCCATGCTGCCAGAACAGTTTGATGTACACAGATCTATGAGCCCTGGATCTGCTGCACAGCAACAG aTGAGGGCAATCTCTTTGTCCGTGAATCAAGCAGACCTGGATGCTCTGGCATTCCAGCAGGACCTTGCTCTACATGCTCACCACTCCTTCCAGCCAGGCTACAAACAACCACAGGACAAGTCTTTTCGAAATag GCCACAGCGTGTCAATCGCTCACCTGGCCCTCAGTCTGCTGGAAGAAACTCTCCAGGCAATGCTGTCACCAGCATG ttgtcACCATCCTTTACACCAACATCTGTGATCCGCAAAATGTATGCAACAAAAGATAAAAGCAGGGATGAACCCATGGGTCGTTCAGAGACCAAGGAGGAGACGGCAACACACTCTCAAGATG ACAGAAACTCCCCAAATCTATACCTGGAAACAATGGATGGGAGTGTTGCTCAGTCAGGAGGAGTAAAGACTGGGTCACAGACCTTACCAAGCAAGGAACAAGAGCGTGTCAGGCCCGGCTCTGCTGGACACCATGCACCTGCTATGGTGCCTTCAGGACCATCCTCATCTTTCCCTCGTCCTGTTTACCCGGTACCGCTGCTATCTCATGTACCTATGGTACGCCCTCCTCCCCAGCTTCACCCTAATATGGTTCAACGAATGCTGGCACAGGGTATCCAGCCCCAGCAGCTTGGACCTGCTCTTGTGCAAGCAG GTATATTTCCACCACATGTTGACCTTGCACAACTTCAAGGCTTGCCTCCTGCCCTGCTTGGACAACCGCTGTACCCTCTAAGTGCAGCAGGGCATCCACTTCTACCTCCCAGAACCAATACTCAGATGCAGTTAGCAGTAATGCAGCAGCAACTTCAACAACACAGACCAA TGCATCAGAACGTCCCAGGCACTCAGGCACAGAGCCATGGCCCCCACCGGACAAATGGCTCCCAGCGTCACGGGAGCAGCCCTCCTCTAGGTCTCGCCAAGTGGTTTGGGACAGATGTGCTTGAGCAGCCCCTCCCCTCTATGCCAGCCAAGGTGATAAGTGTAGATGAACTGGAATTCCGGccataa
- the eif4enif1 gene encoding eukaryotic translation initiation factor 4E transporter isoform X2 has translation MEKDACVEQKNGDAAVDQQPAATAPFRYSKEELLEIKELPISNERPECLSEKYDSDGVWDPEKWHASLYPTSERSSPVEGFKKDYMDDRVPLKRRIPDPRERLKEDDLDVVLSPQRRSFGGGCQGNAAPAPHSRRPISPLENKENESLRLGGARRIGSGRIIPARVFEREARAEKERERERDFKDKRFRRDFGDKRVFSERRRNDSYAEEEPEWFSGGPTSQSETIELIGFDDKILEDDKRRTKRSRKRTESLKEVVECNGGQTEQGLQSTADQEVPHPDVLPEQSGGDFDFNEFFNLEKTMPGLASMIEEVLGEGPASASRFSQWFSSNLSPSGSRSSSLRSTPHEELEKLAGLEPHCTSPSQCPASYFTPIQPSDCKEKVDILELLHKAKIDLKPLLSTLSVNKARLREGSESLFMDQTTHSGVVLSLEEVEGEMKGMKLSAEPHVRKVPPPQRGNGTPFMAEHLEEALTGGPSAHPRSRDSDMSAFNKLVSSMKASGTLPTHPKTNTNNKHSDQSVGTRSDQVPAQQQKNIFQELLGVRSSSPTQLGSLLGSSETPATSAPLHGLLHKGPSPPVFLQTAPSPDYFNSRLQPSAGFPVGHQPMLPEQFDVHRSMSPGSAAQQQMRAISLSVNQADLDALAFQQDLALHAHHSFQPGYKQPQDKSFRNRPQRVNRSPGPQSAGRNSPGNAVTSMLSPSFTPTSVIRKMYATKDKSRDEPMGRSETKEETATHSQDDRNSPNLYLETMDGSVAQSGGVKTGSQTLPSKEQERVRPGSAGHHAPAMVPSGPSSSFPRPVYPVPLLSHVPMVRPPPQLHPNMVQRMLAQGIQPQQLGPALVQAGIFPPHVDLAQLQGLPPALLGQPLYPLSAAGHPLLPPRTNTQMQLAVMQQQLQQHRPMHQNVPGTQAQSHGPHRTNGSQRHGSSPPLGLAKWFGTDVLEQPLPSMPAKVISVDELEFRP, from the exons ATGGAGAAAGATGCTTGTGTAGAACAGAAGAATGGTGATGCTGCTGTGGACCAACAACCTGCAGCTACAGCTCCTTTCAGATACTCTAAG GAAGAGCTTCTGGAAATAAAAGAACTGCCAATCTCCAATGAAAGGCCTGAATGTCTCTCTGAGAAATATGATAG TGATGGTGTCTGGGACCCTGAGAAATGGCACGCCTCACTCTATCCCACCTCAGAGCGAAGCTCTCCAGTAGAAGGTTTTAAAAAGGACTACATGGATGACAGAGTACCTTTAAAACGAAGAATCCCAG atCCTCGCGAGCGGTTAAAGGAGGATGATCTGGACGTCGTTTTGAGCCCACAGCGCCGTAGCTTTGGAGGTGGATGTCAAGGCAATGCTGCACCTGCACCCCACAGCCGTCGCCCAATTAGCCccctggaaaacaaagaaaacgaGAGTCTCCGTCTAGGAGGGGCCCGCAGAATCGGCAGTGGGCGCATAATTCCTGCACGTGTCTTTGAGAGAGAAGCTCGTGCTGAGAAAGAACGGGAGCGTGAGAGAGACTTTAAGGATAAGAGATTCAGG AGGGATTTTGGAGACAAACGTGTGTTTagtgaaaggagaagaaatgaCTCGTATGCAGAAGAAGAGCCAGAGTGGTTTTCTGGGGGTCCCACCAGCCAGTCGGAGACAATTGAGCTTATTGGATTTGATGACAAGATCCTGGAAGATGATAAACGCAGAACCAAGCGATCAAGGAAGAGAACGGAATCTTTGAAGGAAG TGGTGGAATGTAATGGTGGACAGACTGAGCAAGGTCTGCAGTCTACTGCTGATCAGGAAGTTCCCCACCCTGACGTTCTGCCAGAGCAGTCAGGCGGAGACTTCGACTTCAATGAATTCTTCAATCTAGAGAAGACGATGCCGGGACTGGCCTCT ATGATCGAGGAAGTTTTAGGGGAGGGCCCTGCATCAGCCAGTCGCTTTAGTCAGTGGTTCTCCAGTAACCTGAGCCCGTCAGGCAGCCGGTCCAGCAGTCTGAGGTCCACTCCTCATGAAGAGCTGGAAAAACTAGCTG GTCTAGAGCCTCACTGCACATCTCCCAGCCAGTGCCCTGCCTCATACTTCACACCTATTCAACCGTCGGACTGCAAGGAGAAGGTGGACATCCTGGAGCTGTTGCACAAAGCCAAAATAGACCTGAAGCCTCTTCTTTCCACCCTCTCGGTCAACAAGGCTCGGCTACGGGAAGGCAGTGAGTCCCTTTTCATGGATCAGACAA CTCACTCTGGCGTGGTGCTCTcattggaggaggtggagggagagatgaagggaaTGAAGCTTAGCGCAGAACCACATGTGCGAAAGGTGCCACCTCCTCAAAGGGGAAATGGTACACCCTTCATGGCTGAGCATTTAGAGGAGGCGCTAACTGGCGGCCCTAGTGCCCATCCACGTTCACGTGACTCAGACATGTCGGCCTTTAATAAACTGGTCAGCAGCATGAAGGCAAGTGGAACTCTGCCAACTCACCcaaaaaccaacacaaacaat AAGCATTCAGACCAGTCTGTGGGGACACGTTCTGACCAAGTACCTGctcagcaacagaaaaacatatttcag GAGCTCTTGGGAGTCCGTAGTAGCTCCCCGACCCAGCTTGGCAGTCTGCTGGGCAGCTCTGAGACCCCAGCGACTTCTGCGCCTCTACATGGCTTACTGCACAAGGGCCCTTCACCCCCTGTCTTTCTACAGACGGCACCTTCACCCGACTACTTCAATAGTCGGTTGCAACCTTCTGCAG GGTTTCCTGTTGGCCATCAGCCCATGCTGCCAGAACAGTTTGATGTACACAGATCTATGAGCCCTGGATCTGCTGCACAGCAACAG aTGAGGGCAATCTCTTTGTCCGTGAATCAAGCAGACCTGGATGCTCTGGCATTCCAGCAGGACCTTGCTCTACATGCTCACCACTCCTTCCAGCCAGGCTACAAACAACCACAGGACAAGTCTTTTCGAAATag GCCACAGCGTGTCAATCGCTCACCTGGCCCTCAGTCTGCTGGAAGAAACTCTCCAGGCAATGCTGTCACCAGCATG ttgtcACCATCCTTTACACCAACATCTGTGATCCGCAAAATGTATGCAACAAAAGATAAAAGCAGGGATGAACCCATGGGTCGTTCAGAGACCAAGGAGGAGACGGCAACACACTCTCAAGATG ACAGAAACTCCCCAAATCTATACCTGGAAACAATGGATGGGAGTGTTGCTCAGTCAGGAGGAGTAAAGACTGGGTCACAGACCTTACCAAGCAAGGAACAAGAGCGTGTCAGGCCCGGCTCTGCTGGACACCATGCACCTGCTATGGTGCCTTCAGGACCATCCTCATCTTTCCCTCGTCCTGTTTACCCGGTACCGCTGCTATCTCATGTACCTATGGTACGCCCTCCTCCCCAGCTTCACCCTAATATGGTTCAACGAATGCTGGCACAGGGTATCCAGCCCCAGCAGCTTGGACCTGCTCTTGTGCAAGCAG GTATATTTCCACCACATGTTGACCTTGCACAACTTCAAGGCTTGCCTCCTGCCCTGCTTGGACAACCGCTGTACCCTCTAAGTGCAGCAGGGCATCCACTTCTACCTCCCAGAACCAATACTCAGATGCAGTTAGCAGTAATGCAGCAGCAACTTCAACAACACAGACCAA TGCATCAGAACGTCCCAGGCACTCAGGCACAGAGCCATGGCCCCCACCGGACAAATGGCTCCCAGCGTCACGGGAGCAGCCCTCCTCTAGGTCTCGCCAAGTGGTTTGGGACAGATGTGCTTGAGCAGCCCCTCCCCTCTATGCCAGCCAAGGTGATAAGTGTAGATGAACTGGAATTCCGGccataa